The following coding sequences lie in one Trichoderma breve strain T069 chromosome 1, whole genome shotgun sequence genomic window:
- a CDS encoding maintenance of mitochondrial morphology protein 1 domain-containing protein, which translates to MAAWTTILVAYLVGGVTFVPLLVASILFLGYYNLPYQRVLGIQDDQDEGDIVHPGDDTTALDEARRERNNSESKRANTDIDVAAGYFAVCREYIPMGINAKPVERSTPIGSATVTPTSPSVYQTMYRSIFDRKAAANSMENNSSVSQRPKKAGNVFYVVLRHGHLMLFDDEEQLEVRHVISLAHHRIGIYSGGDVTPEGELFIKRNAISLTRKANEPDHTPDNQGSKPFYLFSENCSAKEDFYFAMLKNQQHTFGVEQIAPVPKHFDLKSIISLVQKLHSSEDQSHFRWINALIGRIFLGVYKTRDLESFIHEKITKKISRVKTPSFLTNIKIQQIDTGDAAPYLANLKLKDLNVEGECVVEADLRYTGSFRIEVAATARIDLGARFKVREVNLILAVVLRRLEGHVLFKIKPPPSNRIWFSFQTMPKLEMTIEPIEVFAETLVQPFWDDVPFFNTEHKHLRGGIFEGDDAVKSFSSQPTEPLAQAGDEKSQGMTVIDPLEPAPSPLEKKADRLGTPLSGLASSTSVDLAPPAPVHSPRIVKTSTEPIVGTEIAHADLFKPSTSPPDYAMNHMAALRSRSQDASPGPLPITKKASQSTLVSRRSSSSSKELHLNSNTDDDMNADHKLAPQPLQQYAASISGPTMGSEPDLSRTSTASSLKSQAGSFSRNLFQKREPPHAATSLDGEVTAQKRNTLAAVTNAAAQARQWGWNALQRQREAMRNNDKNTPVDLSQPMGRGQPLPPPGTPLPMPTNGGTKIGPVPTSKRRSPPIILEDPLALVAEDDHGAMPSPGRRPSPPRRRRQDSHQEEEEDSPNILIVAAPDDSQPNTPAVDDEAHQTALWNRDFPDMEQQDDTGTSGIKSTPLVSAGDAINGLEAGTSHPASRPIPPSPSALPEPNDDDDYSAWMVDD; encoded by the exons atggctgccTGGACCACGATTCTAGTAGCCTACCTTGTTGGCGGCGTGACCTTTGTCCCTTTGCTGGTTGCTTCGATTTTGTTCTTGGGATACTATAATCTACCCTACCAGCGCGTCCTCGGCATCcaagatgaccaagatgaGGGCGATATTGTCCATCCCGGCGATGACACAACTGCACTTGACGAAGCTAGGAGGGAGAGGAATAACAGCGAATCCAAGAGAGCAAACACCGATATCGATGTCGCCGCCGGATACTTTGCAGTCTGCCGTGAATACATTCCCATGGGCATCAACGCAAAGCCCGTGGAGCGCTCAACACCCATCGGCTCGGCCACCGTGACTCCAACCAGTCCAAGCGTCTACCAGACAATGTACAGGAGTATCTTCGATCGCAAGGCTGCCGCAAATTCCATGGAAAATAACAGCAGCGTTAGCCAACGGCCCAAGAAGGCGGGCAATGTCTTTTACGTGGTGCTCAG ACACGGGCATCTAATGTTattcgacgacgaggagcagCTCGAAGTGCGACATGTGATTTCTCTAGCACACCACAGAATAGGAATATATTCGGGAGGCGATGTTACACCCGAAGGCGAACTCTTCATCAAACGAAACGCAATCTCTCTGACGCGAAAAGCCAACGAACCCGATCATACGCCGGACAATCAGGGATCTAAGCCGTTCTACTTGTTTTCCGAAAATTGCTCGGCCAAGGAGGATTTCTACTTTGCCATGCTGAAAAACCAACAGCATACATTCGGTGTCGAACAAATTGCGCCAGTCCCCAAACACTTTGACCTCAAATCCATCATTTCGCTCGTACAGAAGCTACATTCGTCGGAAGACCAGTCGCACTTTCGCTGGATTAACGCACTCATTGGTAGGATTTTCCTGGGCGTGTACAAGACCCGAGACCTGGAATCATTTATCCACGAAAAAATCACCAAAAAGATCTCGCGCGTCAAAACACCTTCGTtcctcaccaacatcaagATCCAACAAATAGACACCGGAGATGCTGCGCCATACCTCGCCAATCTGAAACTCAAAGATCTCAACGTCGAGGGTGAATGTGTTGTAGAGGCTGACCTGAGATACACCGGGAGCTTTCGGATTGAGGTTGCTGCTACAGCGAGGATCGATTTGGGGGCGAGGTTCAAAGTTCGAGAAGTAAACCTGATTCTGGCCGTGGTTCTTCGCAGGCTGGAAGGCCATGTTCTGTTTAAAATCAAACCGCCCCCCAGCAACAGAATATGGTTCTCCTTCCAGACGATGCCAAAGTTGGAAATGACCATCGAGCCCATT GAAGTCTTTGCTGAGACGTTAGTTCAGCCTTTCTGGGATGACGTTCCCTTCTTTAACACGGAACACAAGCATTTGAGAGGTGGAATATTTGAAGGGGACGACGCAGTCAAGTCCTTCTCTTCACAGCCTACCGAACCCTTGGCCCAAGCTGGCGATG AGAAGAGCCAAGGGATGACAGTAATTGACCCTCTAGAGCCAGCGCCCAGCCCtcttgagaagaaggcagaCAGGCTAGGGACTCCTTTGTCGGGTCTGGCGTCATCAACCAGCGTGGATCTTGCACCCCCAGCCCCGGTCCATTCTCCTAGGATCGTCAAAACCTCTACTGAGCCCATTGTCGGAACAGAAATAGCCCATGCTGATCTGTTCAAACCCTCGACATCTCCACCAGACTATGCCATGAACCATATGGCGGCATTGCGCTCCAGATCCCAAGATGCCTCACCAGGACCGCTACCGATAACCAAAAAGGCGTCACAGTCCACTCTAGTCTCTAGGCggtcatcctcttcttcaaaagaACTGCACCTCAACTCTAACACGGACGATGATATGAATGCCGACCACAAGCTCGCGCCCCAACCACTGCAACAATATGCGGCGTCAATCTCTGGACCGACAATGGGTTCTGAGCCAGATCTCTCTCGGACGTCTACCGCCAGCTCACTGAAATCCCAGGCAGGCTCATTTAGCCGTAACCTGTTCCAAAAGCGGGAACCTCCCCATGCCGCAACCTCTCTCGATGGTGAGGTGACAGCACAAAAGAGGAATACCTTGGCAGCTGTCACAAATGCAGCCGCGCAAGCAAGGCAATGGGGGTGGAATGCTCTCCAAAGGCAACGAGAAGCCATGAGGAACAATGACAAGAATACTCCTGTCGACTTGAGCCAGCCCATGGGCCGAGGGCAGCCCCTTCCACCGCCAGGGACGCCACTTCCGATGCCAACAAATGGAGGCACCAAGATAGGGCCCGTTCCCACGTCAAAGCGAAGATCCCCTCCTATCATCTTGGAGGATCCGCTTGCCCTTGTGGCTGAAGATGACCATGGTGCTATGCCTTCGCCGGGGAGACGCCCTTCCCCGCCCCGGAGAAGGAGACAGGATAGCCatcaagaggaagaagaagatagcCCGAATATCCTCATTGTTGCTGCGCCAGACGACTCACAGCCTAACACTCCCGCggtcgacgacgaggcacACCAAACTGCACTTTGGAATAGAGACTTCCCAGACATGGAGCAACAGGACGATACCGGTACCAGTGGCATCAAATCTACACCTCTCGTTTCCGCGGGCGACGCAATTAACGGCCTGGAAGCAGGGACTTCTCATCCCGCTAGCCGGCCCATTCCACCAAGTCCATCAGCTCTGCCAGAACCgaatgacgatgacgattATTCCGCATGGATGGTGGATGACTAG
- a CDS encoding sodium:solute symporter family domain-containing protein, with product MGQPSFAASNAIIYVTYGFFLVLGTGIAWRMRKQPNTEFLSGNRTQTAWPLAFNFIASALGSGILFSYPELATIAGVQGVVVYALASALPLLIFALLGPMIRRKCPDGFVLTEWTRNRYGTVAMLYLSFMTLVTLFLYMVAELSAVGQVVNALTGLDGLPVIIVECVVTTIYTSLGGFRISFLTDVIQGAMVVGLIIIATITIGVKAEIDRDLIDSSGLTKASLVGWQLVYILPVAVLTNDFFLSNFWLRTFSSKTDKDLWVGISVATVAVLCILTLVGATGLIAAWTGAWPGDDDIDGSLAFFALLEQLPSWVVGIVLVMVVSLSVSAFDSLQSAMISSASNDLFRNKLNIWIIRVLVVLVIIPTVVIALKAPSILQIFLISDLASAATIPVLCIGLIDSFYWWRGFEVVVGGLGGILTVFIYGAIYYGDAKSGGELILLEQGLYAGDWGAFGAFVAAPVGGIIWGFIALALRLAVQFTLAKSRGERFDALDRPVATSEEEEDDTQLVTEISTTVAGKFF from the exons ATGGGTCAACCATCTTTTGCGGCGTCAAACGCCATCATCTATGTGACTTATGGCTTCTTCCT CGTCTTGGGCACGGGCATTGCCTGGAGAATGAGAAAGCAACCCAACACGGAGTTTCTCTCCGGCAACAGGACACAGACTG CTTGGCCTCTGgccttcaacttcatcgccTCTG CCTTGGGATCTGGTATCCTGTTCTCGTACCCGGAACTCGCAACTATTGCCGGTGTTCAGGGTGTCGTCGTTTACGCATTGGCGTCGGCGTTGCCCCTGCTTATTTTCGCTCTTCTTGGCCCCATGATCCGTCGCAAGTGTCCTGATGGATTCGTTTTGACGGAGTGGACGCGTAACCGATATGGTACGGTTGCTATGCTGTACTTGAGCTTCATGACGCTTGTTACCTTGTTCCTTTACATGGTTGCCGAGCTGTCCGCCGTCGGACAAGTCGTCAACGCTCTTACCGGTCTTGATGGGCTCCCGGTCATCATTGTGGAATGCGTGGTTACAACCATTTATACCT CTCTGGGTGGATTCAGAATCTCGTTCCTCACAGATGTCATTCAAGGAGCCATGGTGGTTgggctcatcatcatcgccaccatTACCATTGGCGTCAAGGCCGAGATTGACCGCGATCTCATCGACTCCTCAGGCCTCACCAAGGCCAGTCTCGTGGGATGGCAACTGGTGTACATTCTCCCCGTTGCCGTGCTGACAaacgacttcttcctctccaactTTTGGCTGCGCACCTTTTCATCCAAGACAGACAAGGACTTGTGGGTTGGCATCTCTGTTGCGACGGTGGCAGTCTTGTGTATCCTCACCCTGGTTGGTGCTACCGGTCTTATTGCTGCATGGACGGGCGCTTGGCCTGGAGATGACGACATTGACGGATCTCTTGCCTTCTTTGCTCTGCTAGAGCAGCTGCCGAGCTGGGTCGTGGGCATTGTGCTAGTCATGGTTGTCAGTCTGAGTGTCTCTGCCTTTGACTCTCTGCAGTCGGCCATGATCTCGTCGGCGTCCAACGATCTGTTCCGCAACAAGCTGAACATCTGGATCATCCGAGTGCTTGTCGTGCTTGTCATCATCCCCACTGTGGTGATTGCGCTCAAGGCTCCGTCCATCTTGCAAATCTTCCTCATCAGCGATCTCGCGTCGGCGGCTACGATCCCTGTGCTCTGCATTGGATTGATCGACTCGTTTTACTGGTGGCGCGGATTTGAGGTCGTCGTAGGAGGACTGGGCGGTATTTTGACCGTCTTCATCTACGGCGCCATCTACTATGGCGATGCAaagagcggcggcgagcTGATTCTGCTCGAGCAGGGCCTCTATGCGGGCGACTGGGGTGCTTTTGGAGCTTTCGTAGCTGCCCCTGTGGGAGGCATCATCTGGGGCTTCATTGCTTTAGCGCTGAGGCTAGCGGTCCAGTTCACTCTAGCCAAGAGTCGAGGCGAGCGTTTCGATGCTCTTGATCGCCCAGTAGCTACGagtgaagaggaggaggatgacaCCCAGCTCGTGACTGAGATTTCGACCACTGTTGCCGGCAAGTTTTTTTGA
- a CDS encoding putative adoMet-dependent methyltransferase domain-containing protein encodes MKFQPRELPLGSPPFFEDEANRTWVPLYSHACSFGPDIFVDKMMNLIKNPNLNSSWLFRADILYDEAKTTGNTNSIGSSSSATNADSLTGNTAASSNTKPAPVDAGVGAVADANAHASPDATVEDEAPKHHETQPPSRTDSEVRPVTVEIRGMTLGRTLVRRLIPRNERRDKPLEQTCAFFTTTKPAQDGHDISSTALASGSGTRSESGSRSESPSPSTLVIYMPHSSSADSLPFYHPKVQGIAHLHQWDEAGKGTISIHFLPYPDHPLSDARLQRTAYHLLEIIDKHGHGAAEGYVKRVNHDLVIPQGRFQNRYALLKSKYARQLVDSWAEKTDPSKHVFEDLGIAAFLIELWSDMYPKETATFPGFVDIGCGNGLLVYLLTQEGYSGWGFDARERKSWAQYRTGGQASPSGSSLEERLLLPAMVSRSGQDQANADANNESSDLSDGVVHDGVFPPGTFIISNHADELTPWTPILAACSRCPFIMIPCCSHNLTGDKFRAPPPQDKTKAKSTYASLVDWVSRIAEDCGWKVETEMLRIPSTRNTCLLGRTRTREVPEADIVALIAKYGGTGGYYENVAKLIKSGPRGH; translated from the coding sequence ATGAAGTTTCAGCCGCGAGAGCTTCCGCTGGGGTCACCGCCCTTCtttgaagatgaggccaaCCGCACGTGGGTGCCCCTGTACAGCCATGCCTGCTCCTTTGGGCCGGACATCTTtgtggacaagatgatgaatcTCATCAAGAATCCCAATCTCAACTCGAGCTGGCTGTTTCGAGCTGACATTCTGTacgacgaggccaagacaactggcaacaccaacagcatcggcagcagcagcagtgccaCGAATGCTGATAGTCTTACTGGCAACACTGCCGCTAGTAGTAATACTAAGCCTGCTCCTGTAGATGCCGGTGTCGGTGCCGTTGCCGATGCTAATGCTCATGCTAGCCCAGATGCTACCGTTGAGGATGAAGCACCCAAGCATCACGAGACCCAGCCGCCATCCCGGACGGACTCCGAGGTTCGCCCCGTCACCGTTGAGATACGCGGCATGACCCTTGGGCGCACCCTCGTCCGCAGACTCATCCCCAGGAACGAGCGGAGAGACAAGCCCCTGGAGCAGACATGCGCCTTTTTCACGACCACCAAGCCGGCACAGGATGGACATGACATCAGTTCCACGGCACTTGCGTCTGGATCTGGAACTAGATCTGAATCTGGATCGAGATCcgaatctccatctccatccacacTCGTCATATATATGCCCCATTCGTCCTCCGCAGACAGTCTCCCCTTTTATCACCCCAAAGTCCAAGGTATCGCGCATCTGCACCAGTGGGACGAAGCAGGCAAAGGCACAATATCCATTCACTTCCTCCCCTATCCAGATCACCCTTTGAGCGACGCGAGGCTACAACGGACAGCCTACCACCTTCTCGAGATCATCGACAAACACGGCCACGGTGCCGCCGAGGGCTATGTCAAGAGAGTCAATCACGATTTGGTCATCCCCCAGGGCAGATTTCAGAACCGGTACGCACTTCTCAAGAGCAAGTATGCTCGTCAGCTGGTCGATTCTTGGGCTGAAAAGACGGACCCGTCGAAACACGTCTTTGAAGACTTGGGGATAGCCGCCTTTCTCATCGAGCTATGGAGCGACATGTATCCCAAGGAGACTGCTACCTTCCCAGGCTTTGTTGACATTGGCTGCGGAAACGGGCTGCTGGTCTACCTGCTGACACAGGAGGGCTACTCTGGATGGGGCTTCGACGCGAGAGAGCGCAAGTCGTGGGCTCAGTACCGGACGGGGGGCCAGGCTTCCCCCTCTGGCTCGTCTCTCGAGgagcggctgctgctcccaGCCATGGTCTCGAGAAGCGGTCAAGACCAGGCCAATGCCGACGCCAACAATGAGTCAAGTGACCTATCCGATGGCGTCGTACATGACGGCGTCTTCCCGCCGGGCACATTCATCATTTCCAACCACGCCGACGAGCTGACCCCCTGGACGCCAATTCTTGCCGCCTGCTCGAGGTGTCCCTTTATCATGATCCCCTGTTGCAGCCACAACCTCACCGGGGACAAGTTCCGCGCACCCCCTCCCCAGgacaagaccaaggccaAGTCGACGTATGCGTCGCTAGTCGACTGGGTTTCCAGGATTGCGGAAGATTGCGGCTGGAAGGTCGAGACCGAGATGCTGCGAATCCCCAGCACCAGGAACACTTGTTTGCTGGGGAGGACCCGCACGCGAGAGGTGCCAGAGGCGGACATCGTCGCTCTCATCGCAAAGTACGGCGGCACGGGGGGCTACTACGAAAACGTGGCCAAGCTGATCAAGTCTGGCCCGAGAGGTCATTAA
- a CDS encoding translation initiation factor SUI1 domain-containing protein, whose protein sequence is MSIENLKSFDPFAEADDDTGDIKKVENHIHIRIQQRNGRKSLTTVTGLPAKFDPGKILTFFRKEFACNGNKVNDEKAGEVIQLQGDQRKKVMDFLVDKKNGLGLNPDNITVHGA, encoded by the exons ATGTCCATCGAAAATCTCAAGTCCTTCG ACCCCTTcgccgaagccgacgacgacaccgGTGATATCAAAAAGGTCGAGAACCACATCCATATTCGCATTCAAC AGCGCAATGGTCGCAAGTCTCTGACCACGGTTACTGGTCTTCCTGCTAAATTTGACCCCGGCAAGATTCTCACCTTCTTCAGGAAGGAATTCG CTTGCAATGGCAACAAGGTCAATGATGAAAAGGCCGGCGAGGTGATCCAACTCCAGGGCGACCAACGCAAGAAGGTCATGGATTTCCTCGTTGACAAGAAGAACGGTCTCGGTCTCAACCCCGACAACATCACCGTTCACGGTGCCTAA
- a CDS encoding n-glycosylation protein domain-containing protein — protein MAKATTPPPSYEAVSAAPPHPPHPPHPSQHPHPPPPPISVATPGLSKRRPASSPSSPTSSRSWPSSSNPWSSPTKSWSSSSCPPPPAPVLRRNVSSSSLSSGRPSELTPLTTNGPLTSTSSSSTARMRSASLSVARTEKPPIPSMLQPRVAVVLNVPQPWHPWLFALRLCSILPALWWGLPSLLRLLLHFLPGPPDQFMLVKQIAISGSNMDALQTSLLSSCTREEGEAAAAAAAAVLAAPYPITETALATIWCFACGYLAFFFTDCLMSRWLINYTPHATLVRLASINAVNAYLTLTVLSLTGGFQDPRLLLPGWVSIATSLTICYHVTHSKINIRKETITSVNVFSIASYITMVVLLAHMQWYKPDYPTMPIVSKGSRLWQNGKRLLANVKALINEHAQQ, from the exons ATGGCAAAGGCGACAACGCCGCCTCCAAGCTACGAGGCCGTGTCCGCcgctcctcctcatcctccacaTCCTCCACATCCTTCACAACaccctcatcctcctccgcctcccaTCTCCGTCGCGACGCCGGGCCTCTCCAAACGCCGTCCCGCCTCGTCTCCCTCGTCCCCGACCTCGTCCAGATCCTGGCCATCGTCGTCCAACCCCTGGTCATCGCCCACCAAGTCttggtcatcatcatcatgcccaCCTCCGCCCGCGCCTGTCCTGCGACGTAACGTCTCGTCTTCTAGCCTCTCGTCCGGACGGCCTTCCGAACTGACGCCTCTGACCACCAATGGTCCCCTGACCTCgacctcatcctcctctacTGCTCGCATGCGCTCCGCCTCCCTCTCCGTCGCCAGAACCGAAAAGCCTCCCATACCGTCTATGCTGCAGCCCCGCGTCGCCGTCGTGCTCAACGTGCCTCAACCATGGCATCCCTGGCTCTTCGCCTTGCGACTTTGCTCGATCCTGCCGGCTCTGTGGTGGGGGTTACCCTCGCTACTACGCTTGCTGCTTCACTTCTTGCCAGGCCCGCCTGATCAGTTCATGCTAGTCAAACAAATTGCCATCTCGGGCAGCAATATGGATGCTCTCCAGACATCTCTCTTGTCCTCGTGCACGCGCGAGGAAGgtgaagcagcagcggcggcggcggcggcagtctTGGCGGCACCCTACCCCATTACCGAGACAGCCTTGGCTACAATATGG TGCTTTGCCTGCGGCTACCtcgcttttttcttcaccgACTGCCTCATGTCTCGATG GCTCATCAATTATACCCCTCATGCCACCTTGGTTCGCCTTGCATCTATCAACGCCGTCAATGCCTACCTTACCCTCACCGTGCTATCCCTTACGGGGGGATTTCAAGATCCGCGACTGCTCCTCCCCGGCTGGGTCAGCATAGCAACT TCCCTCACCATTTGCTACCACGTCACGCATTCCAAAATCAACATTCGAAAAGAAACAATCACCTCGGTCAACGTCTTCTCCATAGCTAGCTACATCACTATGGTTGTGTTGTTAGCTCACATGCAGTGGTACAAGCCCGACTACCCCACCATGCCCATTGTATCGAAGGGCAGCCGCCTCTGGCAAAACGGCAAACGCCTCTTGGCCAACGTCAAGGCGCTGATTAACGAACACGCCCAACAGTAA
- a CDS encoding dioxygenase domain-containing protein gives MASTTSHTPPLLDLTIDNITENVVRINSQSSNARLNYLMERLVTHVHDFARETRLSTHEWMATIEFLTKTGQMCTDVRQEFILLSDILGLSMLVDSIDHPKPPNCTEGSVLGPFHTGDAPHLPIGSSMSTDAAGEPMLALCTVSDSSGRPISGVKVDIWETDSSGHYDVQYASRESPSERCVMTSDVDGGFWFKAIKPVSYPIPDDGPVGKLLQLLNRHCWRPSHMHFMFEKQGLDPLITTLFIRGDKYETSDVVFGVKSSLIIDLGKVDEETAAKYGVPVGALLLRHKFVLASTEETEKLRDKNAMEAMERLGLKTKLIDHLPVPDLD, from the exons ATGGCATCCACAACTAGCCACACCCCTCCGCTACTCGACCTCACCATCGATAATATCACCGAGAACGTGGTGCGAATCAATTCGCAGAGCAGCAATGCACGGCTCAACTACCTCATGGAGCGGCTGGTGACCCATGTTCACGACTTTGCACGGGAAACACGCCTCAGCACGCATGAGTGGATGGCCACCATTGAGTTCCTCACCAAGACTGGCCAGATGTGCACCGATGTCCGTCAG GAATTCATCCTTCTCTCCGATATCCTTGGCCTCTCGATGCTGGTCGACTCCATCGACCATCCCAAGCCACCAAATTGCACGGAAGGCTCCGTACTCGGACCTTTCCACACCGGTGATGCGCCGCACCTCCCCATAGGCTCGTCCATGAGCACTGACGCTGCGGGTGAGCCCATGCTCGCATTATGCACCGTCTCCGACTCGTCTGGTCGGCCAATCTCTGGCGTCAAGGTGGACATCTGGGAGACGGATTCCTCAGGCCACTACGACGTGCAGTACGCAAGTCGAGAGTCGCCGAGCGAGCGGTGCGTCATGACGAGCGACGTGGACGGCGGCTTCTGgttcaaggccatcaagccCGTCAGTTACCCCATCCCGGATGATGGTCCGGtgggcaagctgctgcagctgctcaacCGCCACTGCTGGAGGCCATCTCACATGCATTTCATGTTTGAGAAGCAAGGACTGGATCCTCTCATCAC GACGCTCTTTATCCGCGGAGACAAGTATGAGACATCCGACGTCGTCTTTGGCGTCAAATCGAGTCTCATCATAGATTTGGGCAAGGTTGATGAGGAGACGGCGGCCAAGTACGGCGTCCCCGTGGGAGCCTTACTTCTTAGGCACAAGTTTGTGCTGGCGAGCACAGAGGAGACTGAGAAGCTGCGAGACAAGAACGCCATGGAAGCCATGGAGAGGCTGGGACTGAAGACGAAGCTCATCGACCACTTGCCGGTGCCTGATTTGGATTAA